Below is a window of Streptomyces sp. WMMB303 DNA.
GTGCCGCGCGCTCGGGGCGATACCACTCGGCGATCGAGTTGATCATGCCGAACAGCAGCCGGGTCGCGAGCCGGGCGTCGACGTCGGAACGCAGGTCCCCGTCCGCCGCCGCCTGCTTGACCAGCTCGGCCACCCGCTGGTCGAACTCCCGGCGCCGGGACATCGCCCAGATCTCCGTCTCGGTGTTTCCGCGCACCCGCAGCAGCAGCGTCACGTACGGCAGCTCGGCCAGCAGCACCTCGACCGTGCGGCGGGTGACGTGCTCCAGCCGCTCCACCGCCCGCCCCTCGCGCGCCCGGGGCTCCTCCAGGACCGCGAACAGCTCGTCGAGCGCCCGGCTTATCCCCCTGCGCAGCAGCTCTTCCTTGCCGCGTACGTGGTGGTAGATCGACGACTTGGAGATCCCGGCCGCCTGGGACAGGTGCTCCATCGAGGTGCCGTCGTAGCC
It encodes the following:
- a CDS encoding TetR/AcrR family transcriptional regulator; its protein translation is MPTVKRDTYTPDSLLSVAVRVFNERGYDGTSMEHLSQAAGISKSSIYHHVRGKEELLRRGISRALDELFAVLEEPRAREGRAVERLEHVTRRTVEVLLAELPYVTLLLRVRGNTETEIWAMSRRREFDQRVAELVKQAAADGDLRSDVDARLATRLLFGMINSIAEWYRPERAAHPGGPEGTAPEAGGAGTSSAEVAEAVVRTAFAGLRTG